One genomic region from Leifsonia poae encodes:
- the ftsY gene encoding signal recognition particle-docking protein FtsY, with protein sequence MAERTPWSLSSALRGMFSKKTIDEDTWDDLETALITADFGPDVTEAIVADLRAKVERYRTTDPADLQRMLRESLEERLSKLDTTLKLSERPAVVLVVGVNGVGKTTTIGKFAKFLRTYDRTVIVGAADTFRAAAVEQLATWADRAGAQIVRPQQQGQDPASVAFQTVERAKQEGIEIAIIDTAGRLQTKGGLMDELSKIKRVVEKQAPISEVLLVLDATTGQNGLSQAEAFIEHAGVTGLVLTKLDGSAKGGFVLAVQEKTGIPIKLVGQGEGINDLTGFTPHVFAQQLVG encoded by the coding sequence ATGGCAGAACGCACTCCCTGGTCGCTGTCGAGCGCGCTTCGCGGCATGTTCTCGAAGAAGACGATCGATGAAGACACCTGGGACGACCTCGAAACGGCGCTCATCACCGCGGACTTCGGACCGGATGTGACGGAGGCCATCGTCGCCGACCTCCGCGCGAAGGTCGAACGGTACCGCACCACCGACCCGGCCGATCTGCAGCGGATGCTGCGCGAGAGCCTGGAGGAGCGGCTTTCGAAGCTCGACACCACTCTCAAGCTCAGCGAACGTCCTGCGGTCGTGTTGGTCGTCGGGGTCAACGGCGTCGGCAAGACCACGACGATCGGCAAGTTCGCGAAATTCCTGCGCACCTACGACCGCACCGTCATCGTCGGAGCCGCAGACACCTTCCGTGCGGCGGCCGTCGAGCAGCTCGCCACCTGGGCCGACCGCGCCGGTGCGCAGATCGTGCGCCCGCAGCAGCAGGGGCAGGATCCGGCCTCTGTCGCCTTCCAGACCGTTGAGCGCGCCAAACAGGAGGGGATCGAGATCGCCATCATCGACACCGCCGGTCGCCTGCAGACCAAGGGCGGTCTGATGGATGAGCTCTCGAAGATCAAACGCGTCGTCGAGAAGCAGGCCCCGATCTCGGAGGTGCTCCTCGTGCTCGACGCGACGACCGGCCAGAATGGGCTCTCCCAAGCGGAGGCTTTCATCGAACACGCCGGTGTGACCGGGCTCGTGCTCACCAAGCTCGACGGGTCGGCCAAGGGCGGATTCGTGCTCGCCGTGCAGGAGAAGACCGGCATTCCGATCAAGCTCGTCGGGCAGGGCGAGGGGATCAACGACCTCACCGGTTTCACGCCGCACGTCTTCGCGCAGCAATTGGTGGGGTAG
- a CDS encoding DUF2004 domain-containing protein → MAIEHDYFGIIDETASGGLAWSDSIDVTEQVVEVDLLADDEAAVPAFALDAAASLIHALDGFDARARDALIAELSSRASATTTYIDSHVEKLGDSLVELLVHNSGDIAVDVLRSLQLLRVVIQPDHADEDEVFATFDYSISPDETDALLTVSFDFRGDVVSIDTQDE, encoded by the coding sequence ATGGCCATCGAACACGACTATTTCGGGATCATCGACGAGACGGCGAGCGGCGGTCTGGCCTGGTCCGACAGCATCGACGTCACCGAGCAGGTGGTGGAGGTCGACCTCCTCGCCGACGATGAGGCCGCAGTTCCGGCATTCGCACTGGATGCGGCGGCCTCGCTCATCCATGCGCTCGACGGCTTCGACGCCCGAGCCCGTGATGCGCTGATCGCCGAGCTCAGTTCGCGGGCGTCGGCGACGACGACCTACATCGACAGCCACGTGGAGAAGCTCGGCGACAGCCTGGTGGAGCTCCTCGTGCACAATTCGGGCGACATCGCTGTCGATGTGCTCCGCTCGCTCCAGCTGCTGCGCGTGGTCATCCAGCCCGACCACGCCGACGAAGACGAAGTGTTCGCCACCTTCGACTATTCGATCAGTCCGGACGAGACGGATGCGCTGCTCACCGTGAGCTTCGACTTTCGCGGGGATGTCGTCTCGATCGACACGCAGGACGAATGA
- a CDS encoding GNAT family N-acetyltransferase, with protein MPIEDQRPRDEPWQEFGWPLDPNAELHGRVVTLTGVHDPEKDAAELFAALDDDRVWAFLAGRPASPAALAEQLAALSDPGPQFQWLVRTSVPIRGLAVGTVIGKTSYLDIVAQDARLEIGSTAYAPSVWGSAVNPETKLLLLGYGFQTLRAGRIQLKTDVRNERSQRAIDRLGARFEGVLRRHMRRADGTLRDTVLFSILAEEWPEVRGRLNERVLSASDR; from the coding sequence GTGCCCATCGAGGATCAGCGTCCTCGCGATGAGCCCTGGCAGGAGTTCGGTTGGCCGCTCGACCCGAACGCGGAGCTGCACGGTCGGGTCGTGACGCTCACCGGGGTCCACGATCCCGAGAAGGACGCCGCCGAGCTGTTCGCCGCGCTTGACGATGATCGCGTCTGGGCTTTCCTCGCGGGCCGGCCCGCCTCGCCGGCGGCGCTGGCCGAACAGCTGGCGGCTCTCAGCGATCCCGGGCCCCAGTTCCAGTGGCTCGTGCGCACTTCCGTGCCCATCCGCGGCCTCGCCGTCGGGACCGTGATCGGCAAGACCTCCTATCTCGACATCGTCGCCCAGGATGCGCGCCTCGAGATCGGGTCGACGGCGTATGCGCCCTCGGTGTGGGGGTCGGCCGTGAATCCGGAGACCAAGCTCCTGCTTCTCGGCTACGGGTTCCAGACGCTGCGAGCGGGGCGGATCCAGCTGAAGACCGATGTGCGCAACGAGCGCTCGCAGCGCGCGATCGACCGCTTGGGGGCGCGTTTCGAGGGCGTTCTGCGTCGGCATATGCGGCGTGCGGACGGAACCCTGCGCGACACCGTGCTGTTCTCGATCCTCGCCGAAGAGTGGCCGGAGGTACGCGGGCGGCTGAATGAGCGCGTGCTCTCAGCATCCGACCGTTAA